The Glycine soja cultivar W05 chromosome 9, ASM419377v2, whole genome shotgun sequence sequence TTAAAAGGCTTCTTAAGTTACCACTTTTTATTGGAATAAATCtatatggtaaaaaaaagtttattaaagataaaatttgtaTCTTCTATAACAAACTgttttttagtaataaaaaataatatttatttgtcaCCTAATAGCATCATAATtaagtgaaaacaaaaaatataaaagtgtcaattttttaaagttttttaggattttattattagagtaaaattatgtatgaatttcttATAATAACATACAATATGGAAACCACAACAAGTACtatgaaaatcataaaaaagtaaCTTAAAAACATATTAGATATTGTTTGAAAATTCTTCAGTTTACTTAAAAACATCTATAAAATTtccatcattttaaaaaatttggatTATTCAACATCCAAACAAATCATTTGgcattttaaattcatttaaaaatatcaaattcctCTTAAATTTTTAcctaaacaatattaaaattcaattatattatttttttcatttagaagACTCTTTTGCTTAAAGGGACTAAATACAATTTCACACGGACTAACACTATGTTGGTGGTTTGATATTCATAATGCTtaacttaatttattatatatatatatatatatatatatatatatatatatatatatatatatatattttcaataactTTGGCCCGCTAACTTTGTTTGACACAAGACTAAGTTAGACTATCAAATCcaattgaagaaagaaaaatgtttgttgGACATCCCTTATGTTAATATATacttagagagaaaaaataataaaaactaaataaatacaaGAGTGATTATATTTTGTCAACAAGGAATTTTAAACAgtcaattaacatttttttttattttcctcttttaAGCACATGAGATcatcaatcaaattaattattttttttctctttaagttatataaaactcaagattgtttaagaaatattttttaaaatataataagtacTCAATGTGACAAGAGAGATAATGACAAATATAATGTATAAGTGAGATGTTTAAAAGATCACTACTCTCGAAATAAAATTCAGTCTAATTCAATCTAGCCCAAATGGACTAGATAAAGCAACTCAATTTGACAACTCTAGCCGTGCTAACCAAGAATTGGCAATTACAAAATATCCAAAATTGAAACCATtttgatatacaaattaaagaaatccGTGCAATAAAGTGGCCTACACTACAACAAGAAAGCAGAAGAAGAGGTAACGAAGTCGCAAGTGGTTGCATGTAATGTAAGTAACACCGGCCTATAGCTCACCCACCAATATAATAAACCCCCATCAATTTTCATAAATTCATCTAACGTCGCCACTCATTTCCAATCTATCCACTCATCTATATAAACACCACACTACATCACTTGTTCTCACCACATTCCAAAACACAAACACATACATTGTAGTATCACTTTTGTCTCGGAATTTGTTCTTTTGAGTTATGGCAAGCTTAAAGGTTGCATGTGTGGTTTTGATGTGCATGGCTGTGATGAGTGCACCAATGATGGTGCAAGCCGTGTCATGCAATGATGTTTCTGTGAACCTAGCACCGTGCCTATCTTACCTGATGCAGGGTGGAGATGTTCCAGAATCGTGCTGTAGCGGAGTGAGGAACATTCTGGGTTCTGCCAGCACCACCTTTGACAAACAAACCGTGTGCAAATGTCTTCAGCAAGCTGCTAATAACTATGGCATCAACGACGAATACGCTCAGGCACTCCCC is a genomic window containing:
- the LOC114367366 gene encoding non-specific lipid-transfer protein 1-like, yielding MASLKVACVVLMCMAVMSAPMMVQAVSCNDVSVNLAPCLSYLMQGGDVPESCCSGVRNILGSASTTFDKQTVCKCLQQAANNYGINDEYAQALPARCNVSVPYKISRSTNCDSIKF